The following nucleotide sequence is from uncultured Draconibacterium sp..
TTTAAAAACTAAATAAATGGTTAAAAAGAGATTTAAAAAAACTCAAATACTTGAAATCCTAAATAAATATGAAGAAGGAGCTTCGATTCAAAGTCTGATCAAAGAACATGGAATTAGCCTGGCTACCTTTTACAATTGGAAAGCAAAATACTCGAAATCGTCAAACTACAACAAACAAGAATTACATAAGCTAAAAGAAGATTACGAACGCTTATCTCGAATGTTTGCTGAGCTGAGTCTTGAAAACATGAGGCTAAAAGCACAGCTCGAAAAAATAGAATAGAACGAATTATAAACTCATTGTTAATGAGTAATATTTAATTCTACGTCCACCTATAAAATTCAA
It contains:
- a CDS encoding transposase; this encodes MVKKRFKKTQILEILNKYEEGASIQSLIKEHGISLATFYNWKAKYSKSSNYNKQELHKLKEDYERLSRMFAELSLENMRLKAQLEKIE